The following proteins come from a genomic window of Micromonas commoda chromosome 2, complete sequence:
- the PER1 gene encoding per1-like family protein (Per1-like. PER1 is required for GPI-phospholipase A2 activity and is involved in lipid remodelling of GPI-anchored proteins.) has translation MRRSFVILVILVIFGGVAPAARAEPPQEDWTLWNNLYQRCLYNCGFDGCSRLGYKDVTYVTGGCVEGCRNGGPKDGGAAPDFDLGMKLTGWTCQTDCKYRCMHTLQTIRRSEGLPPAKYYGKWSFTRVFGVQEIVSTLASLANMGVHLWFIPSVYAAARNRTSATSAGPCGSAFARTWLVNAAINANAWLWSAVFHSRDTRWTEFMDYTSANLLMFSALYCVLVRTFELDNRRSAGLFFAFFAWLVSHVRMVNNPPDRSVESYRWEVNMRVMMTIAVAHWAIVLPWAYGCRLRRGGFGSGNRRRLSHPGRHSLALFAVLWHLAALAEVFDFPPIWGYLDSHALWHCGTPHCIWLWYRFLKEDLRWDGVAKKDQ, from the coding sequence ATGCGTCGATCGTTCGTTATCCTCGTTATCCTCGTTATCTTCGGGGgcgtcgcacccgcggcgcgcgcggagccgCCCCAGGAGGACTGGACCCTGTGGAATAACCTGTACCAGCGGTGCCTGTACAACTGCGGCTTCGACGGATGCTCCAGGCTGGGGTACAAGGACGTCACGTACGTGACCGGCGGGTGCGTCGAGGGTTGCAGGAACGGGGGTCcgaaggacggcggcgccgcgcccgacttTGACCTCGGCATGAAACTCACGGGGTGGACGTGCCAGACCGACTGCAAGTACCGGTGCATGCACACGCTGCAGACGATCAGGCGGAGCGAGGGCCTGCCACCTGCCAAGTACTACGGGAAGTGGAGCTTCACCAGGGTGTTCGGAGTGCAGGAGATCGTatcgacgctcgcgtcgctggccAACATGGGGGTCCACCTGTGGTTCATCCCGTCGGTGTACGCAGCCGCGAGGAACaggacgtcggcgacatCGGCGGGACCCTGCGGCTCGGCATTCGCCAGGACCTGGCTCGTCAACGCCGCAATCAACGCCAACGCGTGGCTATGGAGCGCGGTGTTCCACTCGAGGGACACGCGATGGACCGAGTTCATGGACTACACATCCGCCAACCTGCTCATGTTCTCGGCGCTGTACTGCGTGTTGGTCAGGACGTTTGAGCTGGACAACCGGCGAAGCGCGGGGCTGTTTTTCGCGTTTTTCGCATGGCTGGTGTCGCACGTGCGGATGGTCAACAACCCGCCGGATCGGAGCGTGGAGTCGTACCGGTGGGAGGTCAACATGCGAGTGATGATGACAATCGCGGTCGCTCACTGGGCGATCGTGCTGCCGTGGGCGTACGGATGTAGGCTGCGGAGGGGCGGGTTTGGCTCGGGGAACCGGAGGCGGCTGTCGCACCCTGGCCGGCACTCGCTGGCGCTCTTTGCCGTCCTCTGGCACCtagcggcgctcgccgaggtgtTCGATTTCCCGCCAATCTGGGGGTACCTGGACTCCCACGCGCTGTGGCACTGCGGCACGCCCCACTGTATCTGGCTGTGGTACAGGTTTCTGAAGGAGGATCTGCGGTGGGACGGAGTGGCGAAGAAGGATCAATGA
- the ADG2B gene encoding glucose-1-phosphate adenylyltransferase chloroplast precursor (has NTP_transferase and glgC domains; ADP-glucose pyrophosphorylase small subunit; some of this models 5 prime UTR may be CDs but unknown at this point; chloroP predicts cTP), giving the protein MDKVGAVVLAGGADSNNPLTRSQARAALRFGATYRLIDFPIANCINSKVRRVFVLTQWNSHTLNQHVNSAYPPEVFGFGEQGSVDVLPSNQTVREKSWSLGSADCVRRHLQSGALKGPGSWEPEAFLILSGEALYRMDYQDMLKTHNETGADITIGVSKQRLGDVDATNLGICSVYTDDTQVYGFREKPKPDELRELAQCEKNVSDLDDCHVHVNMGVYIFSKRAMKELVGVIEHIDEGTSVDFGRDIIPMAIGSNYQIHAHEHGGFWQPIRNLREWYESNLSICSPDLFRKMYAGASALIDVSKDQVFTVPRTLPPARFTGVSDCESSLISDGVVVANGCRIKDSVVGPCVVFGEDVSVERVIFNGHPEMAHIHGNDVPDVGRGSVLLGCVVQSDVLIGAGCVLTNKKGVKKAEVVDENGHGYVIENGLITILEGTVLEAGTVI; this is encoded by the exons ATGGACAAGGTCGGAGCCGTCGttctcgccggcggcgcggactcgAACAACCCGCTGACGCGCTCccaggctcgcgcggcgctccgctTCGGGGCCACCTACAGGCTCATCGACTTCCCAATTGCAAACTGCATCAACTCCAAGGTTCGGCGGGTCTTCGTGCTCACGCAGTGGAACTCCCACACGCTCAACCAGCACGTCAACTCGGCGTATCCGCCCGAAGTCTTCGGCTTCGGCGAGCAAGG GTCCGTCGATGTCCTCCCGTCCAACCAGACGGTCAGGGAGAAGAGCTGGTCGCTGGGCTCCGCGGACTGCGTGCGCCGGCACCTGCAGAGCGGCGCGCTCAAGGGACCCGGCTCGTGGGAGCCCGAGGCGTTCCTAATCCTCTCGGGCGAGGCGCTGTACCGCATGGACTACCAGGACATGCTCAAGACCCACAACGAGACCGGCGCGGACATCACCATCGGCGTGAGCAAGCAGCGGCTCGGTGACGTGGACGCCACCAACCTCGGCATCTGCAGCGTGTACACGGATGACACGCAGGTTTACGGGTTCAGGGAGAAGCCCAAGCCGgatgagctccgcgagctcgcgcagtgCGAGAAGAACGTGTccgacctcgacgactgCCACGTGCACGTGAACATGGGGGTGTACATCTTCTCCAAGCGCGCGATGAAGGAActcgtcggcgtcatcgAGCACATCGACGAGGGAACTTCCGTGGACTTTGGCCGCGACATCATCCCGATGGCGATTGGCTCCAACTACCAGATCCACGCGCACGAGCACGGCGGGTTCTGGCAGCCCATTCGCAACCTGCGCGAGTGGTACGAGAGCAACCTGTCCATCTGCTCCCCCGATCTCTTCCGTAAGATGTACGCGGGAGCGAGCGCCCTGATCGACGTCTCCAAGGATCAGGTGTTCACCGTCCCCAGGACGctccccccggcgcggtTCACCGGCGTGAGCGACTGCGAGAGCTCGCTCATCAGCGACGGCGTGGTCGTGGCGAACGGCTGCAGGATCAAGGACAGCGTCGTGGGACCGTGCGTGGTGTTTGGCGAGGACGTCAGCGTGGAGCGCGTGATTTTCAACGGGCACCCGGAGATGGCGCACATCCACGGCAACGACGTGCCGGATGTCGGGCGAGGGTCGGTTCTCCTCGGATGCGTGGTGCAGAGCGACGtgctcatcggcgccggaTGCGTCCTGACCAACAAGAAGGGGGTGAAGAAGGCTGAGGTTGTCGACGAGAACGGGCACGGATACGTAATCGAGAACGGACTCATCACCATCCTCGAAGGCACCGTCCTGGAGGCGGGCACCGTGATCTAA
- a CDS encoding predicted protein produces MEASRARMLAQTATGADARDDREGARIAAVRRAVRGAAASTSYSTPSARVVVRPETTRAATSEESSPRLTRAAAVLREAKALMRELSPASTLGTPSSAGGSAASSAEAATESRWRSLRKSYDAIEADKAAASIDAAEGGRDDGPTPPPRKQLFTAAMRRWKASDSRLTALPPPPGEREPREPTRVVRAANGAAELSATLRPVAGRPDAREILARAAGIAAAGAAAVTRRAQPARTSSPASRSYTQNDAMLQLDRTRAARERMEARRHAADDEVRALRERLRREAALAERERLAAAAEAEEASAAARLAAAIAAKERRLAAARAAIATREDAERRRRIAEEVEAAEADAREAARLKEVERVRAKELVKAAREVEERNARRERTRRMASALGAWRDVALRELRGDGPDTRARVEAMRWQKKRRVLRAWFAAADSARATRLATSLARRREMENIAGLHRERRVVRGCVGAWRDVAAVGAGARRAEAAEETRAREAAAAAEKEAEKEAEKEAEKRAAAARKEAEALAAADAAAAEERRVKKEALLARVGATVANEESAAERLDQSPAAGAPAARESADDATVADLLEFVNLAKRVHADLGGVPLGSPTKAHADEDDDADEDLGSPPKKRKTETGLASVMEDDDDAAGALLAGANPWMHAPPVVSAADPGPGRPDLVKGTNGSDDKEPVDGTKAAKMARRAAARAAARAELRAKAAAAREAAAAREAQKALLEGEAERALEAARRAEALSARRASKAAEERKRRAAVIAAESTALAVAHHDRALLLRAGIKPWRALVRATRAAVEEAEYRAGTTTARIPFRAWSNRTAAKVSGLRDGAAVISAMDDRRASLLTLRAWSGWSKATTLASFRAKAKGWDAWVEVVQAAAAAAAAALERRRRSLMKRGWNAWKLAARARLERLEREAHAAWLEETRRIGRGALREWRRAAACAASARREAETKDRLFLKVGRWLEELRADKALTPSPASKGPSPENREERRARYKSGFTPVATPIAAPSKEVTSRGLNLAEAPVPELAMLRLRSMPQYARVMQAASEASAAPAASPSSYVTPPRTQSKIPLPVLKAPAVPRAPAPHATPAPPPARAERKDDWLDLDVTPPRVDLLGLTRGVTRSPLGAMAVNIEVDSPDLNLMRMAKERPKVKARAKVNSNKPAVDKPTKEVSPGGLSKGSRARLEKLAAKKRGQAKDRQDFWKRVG; encoded by the coding sequence ATGGAGGCGAGCCGGGCGCGGATGCTCGCGCAGACCGCGACCGGGgcggatgcgcgcgacgaccgcgaagGTGCCCGAATCGCGGCGGTCCGTCGGGCGGtccgaggcgcggcggcgtccacgtcgtactccacgccgtccgcccgcgtcgtcgtgaggcccgagacgacgcgggcggccaCATCGGAGGAGAGCTCCCCGAGGCTcactcgcgccgccgcggtgctccgcgaggcgaaggcgctcATGCGCGAGCTCTCCCCGGCGTCCACCCTGGGAACCccatcctccgcggggggcagcgccgcgtcttccgcggaggcggcgaccgagAGCCGGTGGAGATCCCTGCGGAAGAGctacgacgccatcgaggcggataaagccgccgcgtccatcgacgccgcggaaggaggacgcgacgacggaccgacgccgccgcccaggaaGCAGctcttcaccgcggcgatgagacGATGGAAAGCGTCGGACTCGCGCCTCACGGCTctgcctccgccgcccggcgagcgcgagccgcgcgagccgacgcgcgtcgtgcgcgcggcgaacggtgCCGCGGAGCTCTCCGCGACCCTGCGACCGGTCGCAGGGAGgcccgacgcgagggagatcctcgcgcgagccgcgggcatcgcggcggctggcgcAGCAGCTGTGACGCGGCGGGCAcagccggcgcggacgtcgtcccccgcgtcgcgttcctACACGCAAAACGACGCGATGCTCCAGCTGGaccgcacgcgcgccgcgcgcgagagaatggaggcgcgacggcacgccgcggacgacgaggtccgcgcgctgcgcgagcggctcaggcgcgaggcggcgctcgctgAGCGGGAGCGTttagccgcggcggcggaggcagAGGaagcgtccgcggcggctcgactcgccgcggcgatcgccgccaaggagcgaaggctcgccgccgcgcgcgcggcgatcgcgacgcgcgaggacgccgagcggcgcaggcgcatcgccgaggaggtcgaggcggcggaggcggatgcgagggaggcggccaGGTTGAAAGAGGTTGAACGCGTTCGCGCTAAAGAGCTCGTCAAAGCCGCGAGGGAAGTCGAGGAGAGAAACGCGAGACGCgagcgaacgcggcggatggcctccgcgctcggcgcgtggcgcgacgtcgcccttcgcgagctccgggGCGACGGACcggacacgcgcgcgagggtcgaggCGATGCGCTGGCAAAAAAAACGAAGGGTCCTTCGCGCGtggttcgccgcggctgactcggctcgcgcgacgcggctggcgacgTCGCTGGCGAGACGGCGGGAGATGGAGAACATCGCGGggctccaccgcgagcgtcgcgtggtgcgcgggtgcgtcggcgcgtggcgcgacgtcgcggcggtgggcgcgggggcgaggcgggcggaggctgccgaggagactcgggcgcgggaggcggcggcggcggcggagaaagAGGCGGAGAAAGAGGCGGAGAAAGAGGCGGAgaaacgcgcggcggcggcgaggaaagaggcggaggctctcgcggcggcggacgcggcggcggcggaggaacgccgcgtcaagaaggaggcgctcctcgccagggtgggggcgacggtggcgaacgaggagtcggcggcggagcgatTGGACCAaagccccgccgccggcgcccccgcggctcgggagtccgccgacgacgccaccgtcgcggacctGCTCGAGTTTGTCAACCTCGCGAAACGAGTCCACGCGGATCTCGGGGGCGTCCCGCTGGGCTCCCCGACGAAGGctcacgccgacgaggacgacgacgccgacgaggacctgGGATCCCCGCCGAAGAAGCGCAAGACGGAGACGGGACTGGCTTCCGTcatggaggacgacgacgacgcggcgggcgcgctcctcgctgGCGCGAATCCGTGGATGCACGCACCGCCGgtcgtctcggcggcggatccgggtCCCGGTCGGCCCGACCTGGTCAAAGGTACGAACGGCTCTGACGACAAAGAACCGGTGGATGGTACGAAAGCGGCGAAgatggcgcgacgcgcggcggcgcgagcggcggcgcgcgccgagctccgcgccaaagccgcggcggcgcgcgaagctgccgccgcgcgcgaggcgcagaaggcgctcctcgagggcgaggctgagcgcgcgttggaggcggcgcggcgagccgagGCGTTGTCCGCGAGGCGGGCTTccaaagccgccgaggaacgcaagaggcgcgcggcggtgatcgccgcggagtccaccgcgctcgccgtcgcgcaccaCGATCGCGCGCTCTTGCTCCGCGCGGGGATCAAACCCTGGCGCGCCCTCGTGCGTGCCACGAGGGCGGCTGTCGAGGAGGCTGAGTACCGCgccgggacgacgaccgcgcggatcCCGTTTAGGGCTTGGTCCAaccgcaccgccgccaaaGTTTCTGGCCtgcgggacggcgccgccgtcatctccgcgatggacgacaggcgcgcgtcgttgCTCACGCTCAGGGCGTGGAGCGGGTGGTCCAAGGCGACGACTTTGGCGTCTTTccgcgccaaggcgaagggTTGGGACGCGTGGGTCGAGGTTGTgcaagccgcggcggcggcggcggcggcagcgctcgaacgtcggcgacgctcgcTGATGAAAAGGGGCTGGAACGCGTGGAAactggcggcgcgcgcgcgtctcgaacgcctggagcgcgaggcacACGCGGCGTGGCTCGAGGAGACCCGAAGGATCGGCCGCGGGGCGTTGAGAGagtggcgccgcgccgccgcctgtgccgcctcggcgcggcgcgaagccgaGACGAAGGACAGGCTCTTCCTCAAGGTTGGCCGGtggctcgaggagctcagggCGGACAAGGCGCTCACGCCGAGCCCCGCGTCGAAGGGCCCGAGCCCCGAGaaccgcgaggagcgccgcgcgaggtaCAAGTCCGGGTTCACCCCCGTCGCCACCCCAATCGCCGCTCCTTCAAAAGAGGTCACTTCGCGCGGGCTCaacctcgcggaggcgcccgTCCCGGAGCTGGCGATGCTCCGCCTGCGGAGCATGCCGCAGTACGCGCGCGTGATgcaggcggcgagcgaggcatccgcggcgccggcggcgtcgccgtcgtcgtacgtcacgccgccgaggacgcagTCCAAGATCCCTCTTCCCGTCCTGAAGGCGCCGGCTGTGCCtcgggcgcccgcgcctcaCGCGaccccagcgccgccgcccgcgagggcggagagGAAGGACGACTGGCTGGATCTGGacgtgacgccgccgcgggtcgaccTCCTCGGACTCACGCGGGGTGTCACGAGGTCTCCCttgggcgcgatggcggtgaACATCGAGGTTGACTCGCCGGACCTCAACCTGATGAGAATGGCGAAGGAGAGGCCCAAGGTTAAGGCGAGGGCAAAGGTGAACTCCAACAAGCCGGCGGTGGACAAGCCGACGAAGGAGGTTAGCCCCGGAGGCCTGTCCAAGGGGTCTCGAGCACGACTGGaaaagctcgcggcgaagaagcggGGTCAGGCTAAGGATAGGCAGGACTTCTGGAAGCGAGTCGGTTAG